In Microcoleus sp. FACHB-68, the following are encoded in one genomic region:
- a CDS encoding SIMPL domain-containing protein (The SIMPL domain is named for its presence in mouse protein SIMPL (signalling molecule that associates with mouse pelle-like kinase). Bacterial member BP26, from Brucella, was shown to assemble into a channel-like structure, while YggE from E. coli has been associated with resistance to oxidative stress.) — protein sequence MSLISLTLAAPAMAQEQPPRTLTVTGRGVESIPTTLTKVQLGVEVQGKTAAEVQEEVARRSSAVVELLKSRNVEKLETTGITLNPVYSYEGNVQRLTGYAGTNTVSFRLDTPSAGSLLDEAVKAGATRIDGISFVAADSAIAVAQKQALREAVEEANQQADAVLSALNFTRREVIGIRINDAAPPQIPIINYAVMAERADKAASTPVIGGEQQVEASVTLQIRY from the coding sequence ATGAGTTTAATCAGTTTAACGTTAGCCGCACCGGCAATGGCTCAAGAGCAGCCACCGAGAACCCTCACCGTCACGGGAAGAGGCGTAGAATCGATTCCCACAACCCTGACTAAAGTGCAGTTGGGTGTGGAAGTTCAAGGGAAAACCGCAGCCGAGGTACAGGAAGAAGTGGCGCGGCGGTCGTCTGCTGTGGTAGAGCTGTTAAAATCTCGCAACGTCGAGAAATTGGAAACCACCGGCATCACTCTCAACCCTGTCTACAGCTACGAAGGCAATGTGCAGCGACTCACTGGATATGCCGGCACCAATACCGTCAGCTTTCGCCTAGATACTCCCTCAGCCGGTTCCTTGCTGGATGAAGCCGTCAAAGCCGGTGCCACACGCATTGACGGAATCAGTTTTGTCGCCGCCGACAGTGCCATCGCAGTGGCTCAAAAACAAGCCCTGCGAGAAGCCGTTGAAGAAGCCAACCAGCAAGCAGACGCCGTTTTGAGCGCACTAAACTTCACCAGACGAGAAGTGATCGGCATCAGAATCAATGATGCAGCCCCTCCTCAAATCCCGATCATCAATTATGCCGTTATGGCAGAACGAGCTGATAAAGCAGCCTCAACGCCGGTGATTGGAGGTGAACAGCAAGTCGAGGCATCTGTTACCTTGCAAATTCGCTACTAA
- a CDS encoding single-stranded DNA-binding protein — protein sequence MSLNVVTLVGRVGGDPDVKYFESGSVKCRLTLAVRRASSKTDEPDWFTLELWGKTAEVAANYVRKGSLIGVTGSLKFDSWSDRNSGANRSSPVIKVERMDLLGSKNDNSAGMANSGAGGSYGDGEF from the coding sequence ATGAGTCTCAATGTTGTAACCTTGGTTGGCCGGGTGGGCGGCGACCCTGATGTTAAGTATTTCGAGTCCGGTAGCGTTAAGTGTAGATTGACACTAGCTGTGAGACGTGCGAGTTCTAAGACTGATGAACCTGACTGGTTCACCCTTGAGCTGTGGGGCAAAACGGCAGAGGTGGCTGCCAACTACGTCCGCAAGGGCAGTTTGATTGGGGTCACTGGTTCTTTGAAGTTCGATTCTTGGAGTGATAGAAATAGCGGGGCAAATCGATCTTCACCCGTGATTAAGGTGGAGCGAATGGATCTGCTGGGTTCCAAAAACGATAATAGCGCGGGTATGGCGAACTCTGGCGCGGGGGGTAGCTATGGCGATGGGGAGTTCTAA
- a CDS encoding rod shape-determining protein, whose translation MGIDLGTANTLVYVSGKGIVLQEPSVVAIDQNLKVPLAVGEDAKKMLGRTPGNVVALRPLRDGVIADFDTAELMLKHFIRRVHEGRTLVSPRIVIGIPSGVTGVERRAVMEAASQAGARDVYLIDEPVAAAIGAGLPVAEPTGNMIIDIGGGTTEVAVLSLQGTVLSESVRVAGDELSDSIVHYMKKVHNLVIGERTAEEIKIQIGSAYPTHEDDDASMDVRGLHLLSGLPRTVTIKGPEIRDSMAEPLAVIVEAVKRTLERTPPELAADIIDRGIMLAGGGALLKGLDTLISHETGIVTHVAADPLSCVVLGTGRVLENFKQLERVFSGRSRNM comes from the coding sequence ATGGGTATCGACCTTGGTACCGCCAACACCTTAGTTTATGTATCCGGTAAAGGTATTGTTCTCCAAGAACCCTCTGTAGTTGCCATTGACCAAAACCTAAAAGTGCCACTGGCAGTCGGAGAAGACGCAAAAAAGATGCTGGGTCGTACCCCAGGAAACGTGGTTGCCCTGCGTCCCCTGCGTGATGGTGTAATCGCTGACTTTGATACCGCAGAACTGATGCTCAAACACTTCATCCGACGGGTGCATGAAGGCAGAACCCTCGTCTCTCCCCGGATTGTGATCGGTATCCCTAGCGGAGTTACAGGGGTCGAAAGAAGAGCTGTTATGGAAGCCGCCTCCCAGGCCGGCGCTAGAGATGTTTATCTAATAGACGAGCCGGTGGCCGCCGCAATTGGGGCCGGTTTACCCGTAGCCGAACCAACCGGCAACATGATTATTGATATTGGTGGTGGTACTACAGAAGTTGCCGTTTTGAGTTTGCAGGGCACAGTTCTAAGTGAATCGGTGCGCGTTGCCGGAGACGAGCTGAGCGACTCGATCGTACACTATATGAAAAAAGTTCATAACCTAGTTATTGGGGAGCGAACCGCTGAAGAAATCAAAATTCAGATTGGTTCAGCTTACCCAACTCACGAAGATGATGATGCGAGTATGGATGTGCGCGGCTTGCATCTGCTCTCAGGCTTGCCTCGAACGGTCACAATTAAAGGGCCAGAGATCCGCGATAGCATGGCAGAACCCCTAGCAGTCATCGTAGAAGCAGTCAAACGAACCCTAGAGCGAACCCCCCCAGAACTTGCAGCCGACATCATTGATCGCGGGATCATGCTAGCAGGAGGCGGTGCTTTATTAAAGGGGCTGGATACCTTAATCAGTCATGAAACCGGCATTGTGACGCACGTTGCAGCGGACCCCTTAAGCTGTGTTGTTCTGGGAACAGGGCGGGTTCTAGAGAATTTCAAACAGCTTGAGCGCGTGTTTAGCGGTCGTTCTCGTAATATGTAG
- the mreC gene encoding rod shape-determining protein MreC, whose translation MYTLRRWWDRHGLQVALVVLAISAAWAVRYTQASIIFEVFQGVTRPFQSSPTKEEQLEKARMVARDERLVELEKQNQKLQELIGYVSANKDKGIVAPIIGRSPDHWWQQVTLGRGSNDNIKEGHIVTGPGGLVGRIISVTPHTSRVLLISDPSSRVGVTLSRSRQMGFMRGQGAKRAVMEFFDKVPEVRKGDVVATSPVSELFPAGIPVGRVESVNLSKSPAPEAIIELSAPMNALEWVVVTPTKPPAPTDPPQPQQQPEDDTQTSNEN comes from the coding sequence ATGTACACATTGCGTCGCTGGTGGGATCGGCATGGATTGCAAGTTGCACTGGTGGTTCTAGCCATCAGTGCGGCTTGGGCGGTGCGCTATACCCAAGCCTCAATCATTTTTGAAGTTTTCCAAGGGGTAACCCGTCCTTTTCAGTCAAGTCCCACAAAAGAAGAGCAACTCGAAAAAGCCCGGATGGTAGCGCGGGACGAACGGTTAGTAGAACTAGAAAAGCAAAACCAAAAGTTACAAGAGTTAATCGGGTATGTTTCTGCCAATAAAGACAAAGGCATTGTCGCACCCATTATAGGGCGAAGTCCCGATCACTGGTGGCAGCAAGTAACCTTGGGTCGCGGCAGTAACGATAATATCAAAGAAGGCCATATTGTCACCGGCCCTGGTGGTTTAGTAGGCCGGATCATTAGCGTTACCCCCCATACTAGCCGCGTTCTGCTCATCAGCGATCCCAGCAGTCGCGTGGGAGTCACCCTCAGTCGCAGCCGCCAAATGGGTTTTATGCGGGGACAGGGCGCTAAACGAGCAGTGATGGAATTTTTTGATAAAGTGCCAGAAGTTCGCAAAGGGGATGTTGTTGCCACTTCACCCGTGAGTGAGCTGTTTCCCGCCGGCATTCCCGTGGGACGCGTCGAGTCAGTGAATCTGAGCAAAAGCCCCGCTCCTGAAGCCATTATCGAGCTTTCTGCGCCCATGAATGCCTTAGAGTGGGTGGTTGTTACCCCAACCAAGCCACCGGCTCCCACAGATCCTCCTCAACCTCAACAGCAGCCCGAAGATGATACTCAAACCAGCAATGAGAACTAG
- the mreD gene encoding rod shape-determining protein MreD encodes MRTSSRRSRVSHWHPQTRRLLNGLVTVGSVLVCLLFLPTRIPGMALLGIGPNWLLIWVVAWSVKRTAFLGAAAGFALGLLQDGMTAPHPTHALSLAVVGFLTARLQKQRYVQEDFISVALIVFGMAILAETVTAIQYSLSSERTLHEIWNSHQLVVLSSAILSSLWAPVVYFPLNRWWERIRSIETS; translated from the coding sequence ATGAGAACTAGCTCTCGTCGCAGCAGGGTGTCTCATTGGCATCCCCAAACTCGCCGATTGCTTAATGGGTTGGTAACGGTTGGCTCTGTACTTGTGTGCTTACTGTTCCTGCCCACCCGTATCCCAGGAATGGCTCTGCTCGGTATTGGCCCTAACTGGTTGTTAATTTGGGTGGTTGCTTGGAGTGTTAAACGTACAGCCTTTCTTGGAGCCGCCGCTGGGTTCGCTTTAGGGCTGCTTCAGGACGGCATGACAGCCCCCCATCCCACCCACGCTCTTAGCCTTGCTGTGGTCGGATTTTTGACCGCTCGTTTACAAAAACAACGGTACGTTCAGGAAGATTTTATTTCTGTCGCCTTAATTGTTTTTGGCATGGCTATCCTAGCGGAGACAGTTACGGCTATTCAGTACAGTTTGTCTAGCGAACGCACTCTGCATGAAATTTGGAACTCCCACCAGCTCGTCGTGCTTTCCTCTGCCATTCTCAGCAGTTTGTGGGCACCTGTTGTTTATTTTCCGCTGAATCGTTGGTGGGAGCGCATTAGGTCAATTGAAACGTCTTAA
- a CDS encoding HAD family hydrolase, producing MKGSTSADSNFPLFSDGSDALPFASGMTVFCDFDGPIIDVSERYYSTYQLGLADTEASYKDQGICLHLQTLTQEQFWQMKQARLPDIEIAMRSGLQGEQVDAFVRRVSQIVNEPNLLHKDRLQPGVQWALALLHSQGVRLVLVTLRRQTQATQILENYGLANLFSCIQGTGDDQSAYHNYSEVKKQLLAEVMAQQNVLPASAWMIGDTEADILAGQALEIPTIALTCGLRSRFYLQQFQPTRITSDLLSAAHYLLGCTQPIAVQTT from the coding sequence ATGAAAGGAAGCACATCTGCTGACTCAAATTTCCCTTTATTTAGTGACGGCTCGGACGCCTTGCCATTTGCTTCGGGAATGACAGTCTTCTGTGACTTTGACGGCCCGATCATTGATGTTTCTGAGCGATACTACAGCACCTATCAGCTAGGATTAGCTGACACTGAAGCTTCGTACAAAGATCAAGGCATCTGTTTGCACCTCCAGACACTGACACAAGAGCAGTTCTGGCAAATGAAGCAAGCTCGCCTCCCTGATATTGAAATTGCCATGCGTTCGGGTTTGCAGGGAGAGCAAGTCGATGCATTTGTGCGGCGGGTAAGCCAGATCGTGAATGAGCCAAATTTATTACACAAAGATCGCTTACAGCCTGGGGTGCAGTGGGCGCTGGCTTTGCTGCATTCGCAAGGAGTGCGGCTGGTGTTAGTGACGTTACGCCGGCAAACTCAAGCCACCCAAATTTTAGAGAATTACGGGTTAGCGAACTTATTTAGTTGTATTCAGGGAACTGGGGACGACCAGTCAGCTTATCACAACTACTCAGAGGTGAAAAAACAGCTATTAGCTGAAGTCATGGCTCAGCAAAATGTGTTGCCGGCTTCAGCTTGGATGATCGGTGATACAGAAGCAGATATTCTCGCTGGACAAGCTTTAGAAATTCCAACAATTGCCCTTACTTGCGGGCTGCGGAGCCGTTTTTACTTGCAGCAATTCCAGCCAACCCGGATTACTTCAGATTTGCTCTCTGCAGCTCATTACCTGTTGGGTTGCACACAACCCATTGCGGTTCAGACGACTTGA
- the dtd gene encoding D-aminoacyl-tRNA deacylase, translated as MRVVVQRVKSSQVTVAGCVIGQIGQGLNLLVGIAGTDTEAELDWMVRKCLDLRLFPDVGDEGAGRWEKSVLDIGGELLVVSQFTLYGDCRKGRRPSFDRSASPDKARNLYEQFVGKLRQSGLRVETGEFGAMMQVFIENDGPVTLLLEREAG; from the coding sequence ATGCGAGTTGTTGTCCAGCGCGTTAAATCATCTCAAGTGACGGTTGCCGGTTGTGTGATTGGTCAAATTGGCCAGGGACTGAACTTGCTCGTTGGGATTGCCGGCACGGATACTGAAGCAGAACTTGACTGGATGGTTCGCAAATGCTTGGATCTGCGGCTGTTTCCGGATGTCGGGGATGAGGGTGCCGGTCGTTGGGAGAAATCAGTTCTAGACATTGGAGGTGAACTCCTTGTCGTCAGCCAGTTCACCCTCTACGGAGACTGCCGCAAAGGCCGCAGGCCCTCCTTTGACCGTTCAGCCTCCCCTGACAAAGCCCGGAACCTTTATGAACAGTTTGTCGGCAAGTTGCGGCAGAGTGGGTTGCGTGTGGAAACCGGCGAGTTTGGTGCCATGATGCAGGTCTTCATCGAGAATGATGGCCCTGTTACCTTGTTGCTAGAACGAGAAGCCGGTTGA
- the surE gene encoding 5'/3'-nucleotidase SurE, producing the protein MKLLISNDDGIFAPGIRTLADTLAAAGHEVTVVCPDRERSATGHGLTLHQPIRAEVVESVFHPTIKAWSCSGTPADCVKLALWALLESPPDLVLSGINQGQNLGSDILYSGTVSAAMEGLLEGIPSIAFSLVSYTTHSFEPAANFAAALVAQLAEHPLPSVMLLNVNIPPVGQEEIAGVALTRLGVRRYMDIFQKRVDPRGKTYYWLAGEVVEEIEATANPDLPEQLPTDVRKIRDNYITITPLHYNLTDFTGLQTLQSWKFPWTIPQTKTHE; encoded by the coding sequence ATGAAACTCCTGATCAGTAATGACGACGGCATCTTTGCTCCTGGCATCCGCACTCTTGCCGACACTCTTGCCGCAGCCGGCCATGAAGTGACTGTAGTTTGCCCAGATCGAGAGCGTTCAGCCACCGGCCACGGCCTTACTTTACATCAACCGATCCGTGCTGAAGTGGTAGAGTCGGTTTTTCACCCCACGATCAAAGCTTGGTCCTGTTCTGGAACGCCTGCCGACTGCGTCAAATTAGCTTTGTGGGCATTACTCGAAAGCCCTCCTGATTTGGTGCTCTCTGGCATCAACCAGGGTCAAAACTTGGGAAGTGATATTCTGTACTCTGGCACCGTTTCAGCGGCAATGGAAGGGCTTTTAGAAGGCATTCCCAGCATTGCTTTCAGTCTGGTGAGCTACACCACCCACAGCTTTGAACCGGCAGCAAACTTCGCCGCTGCCTTAGTGGCTCAACTTGCCGAACATCCCCTGCCGTCAGTGATGCTGCTCAATGTCAACATCCCCCCTGTCGGGCAAGAAGAAATTGCCGGTGTTGCCCTCACCCGTTTAGGAGTGCGCCGATATATGGATATTTTCCAGAAGCGAGTCGATCCGCGCGGAAAAACTTACTACTGGCTTGCCGGTGAAGTGGTTGAAGAAATTGAAGCAACCGCCAATCCCGATCTGCCCGAACAGTTACCGACCGACGTGCGGAAAATTCGCGACAACTACATCACAATTACCCCACTGCATTACAATCTCACAGACTTTACAGGACTTCAAACTTTGCAATCATGGAAATTTCCTTGGACAATTCCCCAAACAAAAACTCATGAGTGA